Proteins encoded within one genomic window of Candidatus Syntrophocurvum alkaliphilum:
- a CDS encoding type IV pilus modification PilV family protein translates to MYKKTKMIFSDKKGFTLLEVLVSLLIVTLIAMMTLSIFTNSSLWILNAYNKNLSSRYAGVVLEHIRLNSYNLKEGYISETELGLKAKNGGFGVDQTFFNQELDEMSINVYVENHHEMTNLFIVNIEVTCKKQKVKLFELVSIVGKK, encoded by the coding sequence ATGTATAAAAAAACAAAAATGATTTTTTCAGATAAAAAGGGATTTACCTTGTTAGAAGTTTTAGTATCACTACTAATAGTTACTTTAATAGCTATGATGACTTTAAGTATATTTACTAATTCAAGCTTATGGATTTTAAATGCATACAATAAAAATTTATCATCGCGTTATGCAGGAGTAGTTTTAGAACACATACGTTTAAACTCATATAACCTTAAAGAAGGTTATATTTCTGAAACAGAACTAGGCTTAAAAGCAAAGAATGGTGGATTTGGTGTTGATCAAACATTTTTCAATCAAGAGTTGGATGAGATGAGCATAAATGTATATGTTGAAAATCATCATGAAATGACTAACTTATTTATAGTTAATATAGAAGTTACATGTAAAAAGCAAAAGGTAAAATTATTTGAACTAGTAAGTATAGTGGGAAAGAAATGA
- a CDS encoding PulJ/GspJ family protein — protein sequence MMNIHSGEQGFTLIELVISLAMTSLIVIGSMSLLWIGSNSFERQHIQAELQYSARKAQEVLKKDIRESSNIKISNDKELVLITDRTVLYRVNTNQNNRTELLRNGVPTAENIIMLKYTLTPDKIVNYEITAKKNQIEYTLKGSCRPQNENISWIAGQGSTGDN from the coding sequence ATGATGAACATACATAGTGGTGAACAAGGTTTTACATTAATTGAATTGGTTATATCCCTTGCTATGACAAGTTTAATAGTAATAGGGTCAATGTCTCTTTTATGGATTGGAAGTAATTCATTTGAAAGACAGCATATACAGGCTGAACTCCAGTATTCTGCTAGGAAAGCGCAAGAAGTTTTAAAAAAGGATATTAGAGAAAGTAGCAATATTAAAATCTCTAATGATAAAGAATTAGTTTTAATTACCGACAGAACTGTTTTATATAGGGTGAATACTAACCAAAACAACCGGACTGAACTTCTGCGCAATGGTGTACCAACAGCAGAAAATATAATTATGCTTAAATATACCTTAACACCTGATAAGATAGTTAACTATGAAATAACAGCTAAGAAAAATCAAATAGAATATACTCTTAAAGGTAGTTGTAGACCACAGAATGAAAACATATCATGGATTGCTGGTCAAGGGTCAACTGGTGATAACTAA
- a CDS encoding pilus assembly PilX N-terminal domain-containing protein → MKNERGSLIILTLMVFLLLSILAISASKIAFMEYQMVNYDYANEKALYAANSGVEVVRDVIIQGLRNEKTIKSIRSEVLALDKIKLSDESEVAVNSFNINNFNSDGTVVVEVESTYKNAEVNLNVVLSFRGYPFYIIRSNKLSVAGKYNEKELNSYWIDNEEDSGWFIETGWNPWSKINLNNEVVGVNSINNAIDDISTFFNYFNYLNSKEPPILHTMIQESKAFDTRDFIINSDYIITSTHNPSLNNVEIQSLETLSAKDLGQWEVIHKDKLEKVTDNIYYLNLNDIKANMLYIDIKQQQTLKIILRQNDKLVDDILYSSGSNPIIICSPANLKLDFYIEDLFDLSDISLFLLSNSKISLNLYPNDPPQSNLSCSLYLYVLSHQDIKINSYITNLNIKGSLNSREHINISLHDDLLGFEDYTDWDNTPSQINFQYCNKLLDAFVYRLSSLGIGEIISYSY, encoded by the coding sequence ATGAAAAACGAACGAGGTAGTTTAATAATACTAACACTTATGGTTTTCTTACTATTAAGTATATTAGCAATATCGGCTTCTAAAATAGCATTTATGGAATACCAAATGGTTAATTATGATTATGCTAATGAGAAAGCTTTATATGCTGCAAATTCTGGAGTTGAAGTAGTACGTGATGTTATTATCCAAGGATTAAGAAATGAAAAAACTATAAAAAGTATAAGAAGTGAGGTTTTAGCACTAGATAAAATAAAACTAAGTGATGAATCAGAAGTAGCGGTAAATTCATTTAACATAAATAATTTTAATAGTGATGGTACAGTTGTAGTGGAAGTAGAAAGTACTTATAAAAATGCAGAAGTTAATTTAAATGTAGTGTTAAGCTTTAGAGGATATCCTTTTTATATTATAAGAAGCAACAAATTATCAGTTGCAGGAAAATACAATGAGAAAGAGTTAAACTCTTATTGGATTGACAATGAAGAAGACTCAGGTTGGTTTATAGAAACAGGTTGGAATCCTTGGAGTAAAATTAACTTAAATAATGAAGTTGTTGGTGTAAATAGTATAAATAATGCTATAGATGATATTTCTACTTTTTTTAATTATTTTAATTACTTAAATTCTAAAGAACCACCTATTTTGCACACCATGATTCAAGAGTCTAAAGCTTTTGATACAAGAGATTTTATAATTAATAGTGACTATATTATAACCTCTACTCACAATCCTTCTCTTAATAATGTTGAAATACAAAGTTTAGAAACTTTGAGTGCTAAAGACTTAGGTCAATGGGAAGTAATACATAAAGATAAATTAGAGAAGGTAACTGATAATATATATTATCTAAATTTAAATGATATCAAGGCTAATATGCTATATATTGATATTAAACAACAACAAACATTAAAGATTATATTAAGGCAAAATGATAAATTAGTTGATGATATTCTATATTCTTCTGGTAGTAATCCTATAATTATATGTTCACCTGCTAATTTAAAACTAGATTTTTATATTGAGGATTTATTTGATTTAAGTGATATTAGTTTGTTTTTACTAAGCAACTCTAAAATAAGCCTAAATCTTTATCCGAATGATCCTCCCCAATCAAACCTTTCATGCAGTTTATATTTGTATGTACTTTCTCATCAAGATATTAAAATTAATTCCTATATAACAAACTTAAATATAAAAGGTTCTCTAAATTCAAGGGAACACATTAATATATCTTTACATGATGATTTACTAGGTTTTGAAGATTATACAGATTGGGATAATACTCCTAGTCAAATAAACTTTCAATACTGCAATAAATTATTGGATGCTTTTGTGTATCGTCTTAGCAGTTTAGGGATAGGAGAAATTATTTCTTATTCTTACTAA